Part of the Ruania alba genome is shown below.
GTGCAGACCGATGTTCCGGGCGCCGTGACGGTGCCGGGCGGCTTCTCTGAGCTTTCCCCCACCGGGGTCCCGGCGCTGGTCTGGTCCGGACATGAGGTGGACACCTCGGAGGAGGTCCGCCTGGTGCTGGACTCCTCGGTGGTGCTCGACGTGGTGGGTGAGCCGGCTGCGGCGCCGGGCGTGGTCGGGCCGGGGGCCTGGGTGATCGTAGACCTGCAACTGGTCCGGGAGGCCACCGGGCAGAATCTCGTGCCTCGCGATGTGCTGGTGGACCTCGACGATGGTGCGGGGCCGGACGCCGTCAGAGCATTGTCGGAGTGGATGGCCGGGCGCGGCACGATCGTCTCCCCGGCCGAGAGTACAGCGGAGTTCCTCGCATCTCCGAGCGCCCGCTCGTTGCAGGCGGGGTTCGTGATCGCGCTCGTGGTGAGCCTGGTGCTGGCGTGCCTGGCGATCATCCTCGGGCTGCTGCTGGCGGCACCGGAGCGCCGCCGGTTGCTCGGGGTGCTGCGCACGCTCGGGGTGAGCCGGGCGATGGCGGGTCGCCTGGTGGCGTGGGAGAGCGTGCCGCTGGTGGTTGCTGCGCTGGTGGTCGGCACCGGTCTCGGGCTGGTGCTGCCGTACCTAGTGGCGGGCACCGTCGATCTGCGCCCGTTCACGGGCGCCGACACCGCCCCTGAGCTCCGCAGCGATCCGCTCCTGATCACTGGTGTGGTGGCCGCTCTGGCCGTGGTGCTCACCGTCTGTGTCCTGCTCGCCGGCGTGATCGCGCGCCGTCTGTCCACATCCGTGCTGCGGATCGGAGAATCATGAGTACATCCACTGTCGACGGCGTACCGGGCGGCACGATCGAGTGCGAGGACCTGGTGCGGATCTACTCCGCCGAGGGCATCGAGGTCCAGGCGTTGCAGGGCCTCACGTTGCACGTGGCGGCCGGGGACCTGGTGGCCGTGGTGGGCGCCTCCGGGTCGGGCAAGTCCACGTTGCTGACCATCCTCTCCGGTCTGGACACCCCGACGGCGGGGCGCGCCCGGGTGGCCGGGACCGACCTGCTCACGATGAGCCAGGCGCAACGGGTGCACTATCAACGCCGCACCGTGGGGTTCGTGTGGCAGCAGACCTCACGCAACCTGCTCCCCTACCTGACCGGGGCGGAGAACGTCTGCCTGCCGATGGCGCTGGCCGGGCCGGTGGACTCGGCACGCGCCGAGGAGCTGCTGGATCTGCTCGGTGTCGCCCACTGCGGGGACAAACGCCCCGAGCAGATGTCCGGCGGGGAGCAGCAGCGGGTGGCGATCGCGGTGGCGGCGGCGAACACCCCCCAGGTGCTGCTCGCCGACGAGCCCACCGGTGAGCTGGACGAGGCGACCAGCGCCGAGGTGCTGGAGACGCTGCGGCACGTGAACGCCGAGCTAGGCATGACGGTGCTCATCGTCACCCACGACCCGACCGTGTCCGAGCACGTGCGGCGCACCGTGCAGATCCGCGACGGCCGCACCTCCACCGAGGTGCTGCGCCGCCGGGAGACCGACGAGCACGGAGCGGAGCGGCACGTGGCCGAGGAGTTCGCCGTACTGGACCGAGTGGGCCGGATGCAGCTGCCGCAGGACTTCGTGGCCGCGCTCGACCTCAAGGACCGGGTGCGCCTGGCGCTCGAGCCCGATCACGT
Proteins encoded:
- a CDS encoding ABC transporter ATP-binding protein, which encodes MSTSTVDGVPGGTIECEDLVRIYSAEGIEVQALQGLTLHVAAGDLVAVVGASGSGKSTLLTILSGLDTPTAGRARVAGTDLLTMSQAQRVHYQRRTVGFVWQQTSRNLLPYLTGAENVCLPMALAGPVDSARAEELLDLLGVAHCGDKRPEQMSGGEQQRVAIAVAAANTPQVLLADEPTGELDEATSAEVLETLRHVNAELGMTVLIVTHDPTVSEHVRRTVQIRDGRTSTEVLRRRETDEHGAERHVAEEFAVLDRVGRMQLPQDFVAALDLKDRVRLALEPDHVGVWRDETRERQRHEGGER